Part of the Salmo trutta chromosome 2, fSalTru1.1, whole genome shotgun sequence genome, ttcttaagtaaaatatatttcacagcagtttagatggtacaatgattctctacgcaatacttgcttgttttgtccagaaattaggcaaactattcgaatttgaacaaccaggaaatggcagagcaattgctgcatattgcacctttaatcatcaccttagaagcgctgtccatttcgttgttAGGCTTCGAAACAACACccacaacgaccatgttttccactcagtttcaacctgttgttgaacttctttcttcaaatgaatcatcacagtgaggtgagttttaaacgCAGGATACTGTTTCGATGAAAAGTGTTTGATTAGATATttgattgcatttgcattgatgtcagagtgattagagggacaacgGAGCGCTGAGTAACAGGACATTGGCGATAGCCAGTTGGGTACTGccaacgcatgtccagagtgcataaaaggagattaccgtgactcagcggtcacgtggaattttactatggtcatgactcatgactgccggtgtggcggtaatatggtcaccgcaacagccctagtcacAGCAGACAAACGCTGTGAGATGGAAAAAATGCTTTCTTACAAGGTCGACAGGCAGGCAATCTGCCACTGAGCATCAGCCACGCAGACAGTGATGGTTGGCAGCTCAACGCTTACAATGGAAGATAGACACAGGCAATGGGGAAGAACAGGGGAAAGCATAGGGAAATGGCTTTGAATATCAATGATCAATTACAATTTGTGTGTCTCAAATGCAAACTACAGTACTAATAGAGTCTATTGTCAGAAGACAAATGACACTTTCATCTGACAATAGGCTAATTACTCCTTTCTATCCTAACACACAGTATTAGCCTAATCTTCCAGTCTGGAGCTGATGTACTGTAGATATTGCACAGAATTTGACATTGACCTCCTGCTAACATTGTGTGTGGCCAATGTGGCCaagttctttctttctctctctcgctctctctcgctctctctcgcctctctcgctctctctcgctctctctcgctcaaggCTACAGGGTATTTAACTATCTCTGCGAGGTCTTAAGCCATACAGTGTTCTATTGCACGTTAGGATGCTGCTGTATCACCAGAATCAGCTACAGTATGTTCTAAATAATAATTGTTATTGTTCAGATGGAGTATGACAATGGTTCATTCATCAGTGCACACTCCAGCAAAATGTACCAAAACGTTTTGAAGCGAAAACAAGCGTTTCTTATCGAACATGTTCCGGTAGTGCCTCTCTGTTTCAGTCccttttcttccgtttggtgcaaTAATAAATACGACCCATTTGTCCCTCCACAGGTATGCGTACGCCAGGACTCTGCGCATAGCAGACGGGCCAGACGAGGTGCACATGTCGTCCATCGCCCATCTGGAGCTCAGGGACCAGATGAGAAAAGCCCAGGCCAAGCTGTGATGTCTTGCAGGGGTTAACAGGATGGGTTAACACACAGGCAGCCCTCAGACAGGGTAACGGAAGGGTTAATAGAGGTTTTAACACATTAATAGTGCCGTAAAGGAGCTTCATCGGTCACGGGAGCTACGGCAATTGATTGACAGGCCAATCTCACCTACAAGTCACTGTGGATGCCAATCGTAGATCTCCACATACAGAGATTCTGAGATTTGCATATCTAAAACATGATCAACTCTTGTTCTGCCTTAATGTGATTGTGGGGGAATAGCAGTCTACTGTATTATGGTATGAAAATCTGGTAGAACATGTCTTGCATCTGCTGGACTACAGACGACGCTAACAAAAAGGGGTATCATGTTTTTGGATTCAATACAATGGAGTAATTTATAACTAAAATGACATACACTGCCTTAATATGCTCATAGGATATGTAAATAAAGATTTGGATATGTGGTAAATCGCATCATTTTTTGAATTCACTATGATTATCGCAAGGACTCTTTCATATGCATGTTTCACAACACAAATGTTTATGTATTTACAATTACCTTGTGGCTATAATGCCAGGGATTGACTGAAACACCTGCTGAGACTGAggttgtcctaatatggacaccttAGACTTGGACCTCACCTTGGATCCTTGCCCTGGAGTCACCAAGCCCTTGTTCTGACAGTATGTTCACACAGTAGCTTTGCTGGGCATTCAAGACTTAACTTGTGTGCAAAAACACTCCGTTAGTTATGTCATGAGCTTCCTAGTGCTGGCCAAATGAATTCTAAAACAGATGGCTTACATCTTGAGGATTTTGTTCCTCGCTAGCAACTGGTCCAATGCCCATAAATGTTAGAGAATAGTCGCCCTCTCAGTACAAAGGTTTGCCTGCTAGTTTAGACTCTGCCCCTGATCCTCCTTGCCTTGGGCAttcacttttgaccagggcccatagtgcactacctttgaccagagcactatgtagggaataggctgccatttggggaTCTACCATCTGTAATTGAATCTGACATCCCCCCTAATCCACAATTTCTGAATAATTTCTGGCAGTTTCTCAGATCCCGCTGTGTGGGAATTCAAGGTGTTGCACTGGGcaacagggagggagaattgggAAGATTTATTGGACTAAAGGAACAGCCTGTTTTTTTGGAATAGTGAAATGTACTAGTCCATTTGTCAAGGTGAAGCCCAACTCTGTCATAGACTAAACTGAAAGTAACAACCCTCTGTAGccttatcaatcaaatgtatttataaagccatttttacatcagccgatgtcacaaagcgctgtacaaacagcaagcaatgcagatgtagaagctgGGGCAAGCTCTAATGAAGTATCCTCCTACATTTTGCCTTCATTTGAATCTGATATATGCACAGAATTACCAAAGAATCACCttttcaaaagtacaattctgtaaaaaaaaaaaatgtaaaagtgtaAATCAGCAGATCATAAAAGACAATATTAAAGGGGCTCTCAGAAACTGTATACTTGTCCTCAGCGATGTGTTTCTATTATAcgtatatattataatataacatttgaaaataATACATGTAAAACCAATATGTTTACAAAGAGAATATATAAAGTACAGTTCATGAACTATTAAAGCAGTAGTGCTTCAGCAAATCACTTgtttaattaaatgtttttagGAACAAACAATCCTGTTTTTTCTTCTGTGCGCTCCTCTTGCATCTCTGTCCCTGGGGAAAGAGTCAAGTTATTTATTTGTTCACGTCAAACATTTACTTTAGATAGAGAGTCACAAAAAAATGTAACAGATTGGTAAACAGTTTTTAACTATTTTGTGTAATTGGTTTTTAACTGTTTTGCATGAACTCGATTGGATAGTCGATTGATTTACTCAGATCGATGGGAAGGGGGATTGTTTGGGGTTCGGCGAGTCGTGACATTAAGGAATACGCTCCGGGTCGTCCTTTTGGCTTCGCCTTCTTCCTCTCATTCTGCACCTGCCTCCGTACTCTGGTTACCTGGAAGAACAATGACATGACACAAGGTTGAAGGCAGGTCGACCGAGCATTGCTAAGATAGCCTCTCAGAGACTTGGGCAACTCTTGCTTtgactgaggctgtcctaatattgACACCGTACATGTACTGTGTCATGTCATCAGTATGTTTGAGGATCTCACGAAACAAACAGTTCTGATATTAACATATGGACCGGTATCATATGATGGTCTGATCCTGTGTTGTGGCAATGTTGTGTACCTGTAGGGAGGCACTGGGGTTGTTGTtgctgaggagagagaaggatccCACTCTGGATTTATACTTGTTCTTCTTAGTCCCAGACTGGCCTAGGTGTCTCCTGGCCcgctctgtctggaggaacaaCATTCCCGTGGGATCATTTAGAAACTAGAAGGGGCTACTGTATGttacacaggaggctggtgaagggaagacggctcataataataacTGGAATGGATAAATGTAACGGTATCAAAATAATGGAAACCGTGTTTGATgcagttccatttattccatcccaggcattacaatgagcccctcctatttacaatgacaccaGCCATCACTGGTGTGTTAGCACACCAAGTGCTTCACGAAAACAACTCAGGATAAAAAAAACTCCAGTGCAGCTTCGCATTCTTGCTTACTCCACCGTTTCTAAGGGATCGCAAAAATGACAACACAACAGCCCCATTGGATCATTTGAgacctctccttcctgtcttcatctatctcccctccttccctttctccagTCTTACCTGAACATTGATGAGTGTGTTGGGGAAGCCCTTGGCTGAGAAGGACCCAGGAAGGAGGGAATTCCTTCCCAACTGTCTCTTCTGTCTGTCCAATGGCACATCCGATGTCATGTCGTCATCTAGCCACATCTTTTAAGACATAAATGATGCATTAATTACATTCTTAATGAATGTGGAGCATTTTTAGATGGCTGATAAGCATAATATGCATGCACTGCCCTTACAGAAGACCAACTCGAATTTCACGTGATAATGTGATCgcatgtgaagttaatgtgataacgtgACATGTAAAAGCAAAACATGTGACACGTGATAACTCgaaactacacatgtgaaaacatgatctTGTGAACTAAATGTGACAACATGAGTTTAACATGTCTTTATTTCACGTCAAAATGCAATTCCACATGAGAGTTTGATTTTTACATGTGAACATTTCTGCTCAACTTGTGAAATCAGCTAAATGCGATTTTTGCATGTGTAACTGCAAATTATACGTGTTTTTTAtgtaagggctcccgagtggcgcagcagtgtagggcactgcatctcagtgctagaggcatcactacagaccctggattccgggctgtatcacaaccggccgtgatcgggagtcccatagggcggcgcataattgttccagcgtcgtctgagttagggaagtgtttggccggggtagaccgtcattgtaaaataggaatttgttctttactgacttgcctagttaaataatacaaGTAAATGTGGGTTTTAAGGTAAGTGGTACgctgttcagctaaaatagtgTAAAAAATCTTTAATTTATGACAATATGATTACATTTCACATGATCACTTAGTACTGACTTTTCAATATGACACCACCTGGGATTTCAACTCACAACCTCTGGAGTTGGGATACGCTGAGCTCTCTGCTGCGCCAGTCTAGCATTCCTCTACACACGCATTACCTATAGTACATCTCTGCACTTAGCAAAAGAGTGCCATCTGCACTTCTATTTTAGTTATCAGTTAATCAAACCATTCTGTCATTGATTTAATTTACTTATTTCAGCTATTTAAAGGTTTTCTAGGAAAAATGAAATGCCTTCCGCAATGTAATTGTATTAAGTGCAGCCAAAGACATCTGCCTAGAGTCAGAGCATCAGACAGATGTCTTATCCACTGAATCCACCTGcatcgtgtgtgtgcgtgtgtgtgtgtgtgcaatgaaTTTGGTGAATTGATATTTAATATTAATAGTCTATCTTAGGACAACAAGCATTTTAGTTGCATTGATCTTAGTGTCTCATTGGACTCAAATGCCTCCTGGGAAGTTATCATTACACAGCCATATGTCATGCACACACCAACCCAGAGTGGGAAGTAATCCAGTACAAGGTGGGATCCCTCTGTGATAGAGAACAGACTGTGGTAGGATGTCTTTGTGGGGAGGGAGGCTCATATACCTGTGGCTGTTTATGGTTATGGGTCTTTCTTGCAGCAGATGGCATCCGGCGCACAAGCCCTGCATTCTGTGAGAAGAGCGTTTTACCACGTGAAAAAAAGAGGATTTATTCTTTATTCCTGTTACAACATGTTTGTACGTCGTTACATTGTTATTGCATAGGTATGACAGTAACTTAAAGTTACCCCccccataaaaaaaatataatttaaagtTTTACCATTAGGTTAACTAAGACAGTTCATAAACCATATCCTGTCAGGATGAGTGAGGTAAAACAGTGACCATATTGTTGGAGTTAGGAGTAGGTTTCACTTGAACAAAGTTTTATATTTCCCCTTTCACGGTGGGGAAATATAACAGACAGAAACAACTCCTGCTGAGACTGATATGACTGTCCAATATGGACACCATACTATGTACCAAGGTCAGTACATAAGCCGTGTACACCCCACAATCCAGTGCACGTGAAGTGCTCTTCAGGGTCACATATCCCTCATTACATGGACTCGCCCTGTTCTTTTTTCATTTCGTTATTATGAAAACTTTCTGGGTAGTCTGTATTATCCTGTGCTAGTTGTTGGCGAGCACCGTCAATTACCTCTGTAATATATTCTGTTCCATTATCCACATTCACTGTGACCTTGGTGGAACAAGTCATAGGCAAATAAACGCAACATTGAATTCAAAAGAGATTTCTTCAGTAATGCTGCCCAAGGCAAAAGAGAGTCCAACCACATCTGAAGTTTATAATTGCACACACTGTAATAGTGTAATTACACATAAAACCTTCCACACGGAAAATAAATCTAGAGTCAAAAGTCTGTCATGTTGTTGGTGACAATCCTCATTTGAAATACTGCATCATCTGGATCTATTGGCCAGATGAGGATGATTCCGTTGGACAGAACATGGCGAATGTCCACAAAGAATGTCAACCGCAAATATGGCGGCTCAAACAGCTCTGTGGCCACACGAAAAGTCTGCATAGAGTTTGTTCCATCGAGTGTATTGGTAATAGTACGACTGGAGACAAGGTTACAATGAGACTTTGTTTCCAGGTTACTggaatgtgtaactctgtttaaCTCCATGCAAGTGTTCCACTCAAAATATCACATCCTCAACCACTATACATGCACACACTCCATGGAAACAGAAAGCATTCCACAGCAGTTACTAGCTTTCTTTGGCTTCTGAGCTAATGTTGTTACTGCAGAGTCTGGGGAAGTGTTTCGAATAGCTTGTAAAAAGCAATTTCATCATGTTTCATCATGAAAATAATTAAATACATAACAAAATCCGTACAAAAAAACACTCACCCCGGATCTCTCCTTCCAGCACCAACACTTTTCAACTCCATCTACCTGATCAAAGGAGCTCATCCCCAAAACAGAACAACCTGGAGTCCCGATCCCTTACCTTTCCTCCGGTGGTCTGCCCGCTGACACAGTTCTTCCCCTGTGATGTCCCAGTACAGTCTGCACCATGTGTGAACTGGAGCAAGCTGCCCTGCAGACAGAGAAAACTTAGGCACACCCAAAGAGCAGCCTCCATGATGGTCCAGGCACTGGGGCCCAGCCCCGTCAGCACCCTGCTTTATACCCTCCCCTCCTTACGTAATGACGACCAGATGCAGAGGAGCAGAGAAACGGGGGCCATGCCAGCTTCACACAGACAAACAGCATTGCACAACATTGCAACCCAGCTCTCTCTACGCCAGCCAGCAGGTCTGCGGTTCTCCAAAAACACATCAGTCATCTGAAGGTCCTCCCTCAGTAACCGCTCCCACCACCCCCGCACCAGCCCGGGACAGCGAATGAAATCCATTTTCCCTAATGCTTGTACCTtaactgctgagagagagagagtgtcaaacATCTGTTGACAACACTTGAAAGATTGGTGGGTCTCCTTTCAGAATATCCTGGAAAAGAGCAATAGGATTGAGTTTGTTCCATGGTTCGCTGAAGAGGCATTGATCTTTTAACTGGGTTCAAACTACTCTACCTCACCCGAATGAAATAAATGTCTTTAAATATTTTCATGGTAGAATCTTTTTTTTGCTAAATATTATCCCAGACTGCCCCTTTAAACCATTTCTGTTGGCTTGGAGCTTCTGGTTGTGCTGAGGGCATGTGTCGTCCACACATATAGTATTTCATTTCCAGAAGTACATCAATCAATGTAAGGGTTTGTCTACAGTAAGTCACATGTCTACAGTAAGTCACAATGGACACTTGTAAGGAAACTGCAGTGCTTGTACATTTGTCAAGACATTTTTTCTGCTGGTGTGTTTTTATACAATTCGATTTCCTCCGACATACTGTTTGCTTTTCACAAATTGGAAAGCATATGGCTATATCCAAGTAGAGTGAATGAATGTAAGGGGGCCTGTCTGGTAGTTTTATTTGGCCATGAAAACAAAACATGCCATTATGGATGAATGTCTTGATCCAGAAATGGCAGGAGAATACAGTAAGCACCCTGTGTGAAGGACGGTGTAGGAAAGGATGGAaagagtgagggaggagggagagaggagagtaaggCCTAATGTATTCACGCTTCTATCGCTGTTCCTCTTGGCTAGAAGGGAATGTTAAATTGTCCTCAGCTATGATTGGAAACGTGCTGCTGTGAAATACTGAACGTAGTGTGAGTTTATTAATTGTAACTACCGCCTCATGAGACCCTCATCATAGATACAATGGCTGTGAAAAATGTAATATAATAAAATGTTATatcattataatatatatatgcaTAAAAGGTGGTACCTGACAGGTAAGCATGGGGGATAGAAACAAATAAGGTAGGATGATGATAGTGTTTCTGTTTTTTACGAAACATAAATATTGGAGGCTTGGTGAACGACTGATAGTCCAGCAAAGGGAGACATGGGAGAGTTAAAAAACATGGTCATTTTGGAAGCCTTGCTTAGACTGGAATGCAACCCAAGggaactacagtgagggaaaaaagtatttgatcccctgctgattttgtacgtttcccactgacaaagaaattatcagtctataattttaatggtaggtttatttgaacagtgagagacagaataacaacaaaaaaatccagaaaaacgaatgtcaaaaatgttatacatttatttgcattttaatgagggaaataaatatttgaccccctctcaatcagaaagatttctggctcccaggtgtcttttatacaggtatcgagctgagattaggagcacactcttaaagggagtgctcctaatctcagtttgttacctgtataaaagacacctgtccaca contains:
- the LOC115154406 gene encoding uncharacterized protein LOC115154406 isoform X1 — translated: MEAALWVCLSFLCLQGSLLQFTHGADCTGTSQGKNCVSGQTTGGKNAGLVRRMPSAARKTHNHKQPQMWLDDDMTSDVPLDRQKRQLGRNSLLPGSFSAKGFPNTLINVQTERARRHLGQSGTKKNKYKSRVGSFSLLSNNNPSASLQVTRVRRQVQNERKKAKPKGRPGAYSLMSRLAEPQTIPLPIDLRTEMQEERTEEKTGLFVPKNI
- the LOC115154406 gene encoding uncharacterized protein LOC115154406 isoform X2, whose translation is MEAALWVCLSFLCLQGSLLQFTHGADCTGTSQGKNCVSGQTTGGKMWLDDDMTSDVPLDRQKRQLGRNSLLPGSFSAKGFPNTLINVQTERARRHLGQSGTKKNKYKSRVGSFSLLSNNNPSASLQVTRVRRQVQNERKKAKPKGRPGAYSLMSRLAEPQTIPLPIDLRTEMQEERTEEKTGLFVPKNI